In Pedobacter sp. W3I1, one DNA window encodes the following:
- a CDS encoding DUF2130 domain-containing protein gives MPTEIKCPNCAHVFPMEEAMAEDYKKELREKAAAYARQKDEEYQRKLQVFESEKQLQLKAFEAKLAEEKNKLKDDLEENLRKSISADFETKLQMLEGNAKDNAEKLKLAREKELEFLRREESLKVKEEEMELAFQRKMQEQRNELVEQIRKQEAEKNSIKDTEHQLRLKELEKQLDDQKKLAEEMKRKAEQGSMQLQGEVQELILEELLRTNYPFDLIEEVGKGVRGADCVQVVRNQFGQECGKIIYESKRTKDFGGDWIEKLKKDMRNMGIDVAVIVSQCYPKGMDCFGQRDGIWICSFEEVNAVAYVLREGILRLAGAVKSQENRGEKMHMLYDYLMGAEFSEQWKAIREGFMSMKLSIQRERDAMERLWKAREKQLEKVLLNATHIRGSIEGIAGSDSVQLSLTDDDDDTLLLE, from the coding sequence ATGCCTACCGAAATAAAATGCCCCAACTGTGCCCATGTTTTTCCGATGGAAGAAGCCATGGCCGAAGATTATAAGAAAGAGTTACGTGAGAAAGCGGCTGCTTACGCAAGGCAGAAGGATGAAGAATATCAACGTAAACTGCAGGTTTTTGAGTCAGAAAAACAGCTGCAGTTAAAAGCTTTTGAAGCTAAACTTGCCGAAGAGAAAAATAAGCTTAAAGATGATCTCGAGGAAAACCTGCGTAAAAGTATTTCGGCCGATTTTGAAACCAAGCTGCAAATGCTGGAAGGTAATGCGAAAGATAATGCCGAAAAACTAAAGCTGGCCCGTGAAAAAGAACTGGAGTTTTTACGTCGCGAAGAAAGCCTTAAGGTGAAAGAAGAAGAAATGGAACTTGCTTTTCAACGTAAAATGCAAGAGCAGCGTAATGAGCTGGTAGAGCAGATTCGTAAACAAGAGGCAGAAAAAAATAGCATTAAAGATACTGAACACCAGCTGCGTTTAAAGGAATTAGAAAAACAGCTCGACGACCAGAAAAAATTGGCTGAAGAAATGAAACGCAAAGCCGAGCAGGGTAGTATGCAATTGCAGGGCGAGGTGCAGGAATTGATCCTGGAAGAACTGCTCCGTACCAATTATCCTTTCGATTTAATTGAAGAAGTTGGTAAAGGAGTGCGTGGTGCAGACTGTGTACAAGTGGTGCGTAATCAATTCGGGCAGGAATGTGGTAAAATTATTTACGAAAGCAAGCGTACCAAAGATTTTGGAGGCGACTGGATCGAGAAACTGAAGAAAGATATGCGTAACATGGGCATTGATGTTGCAGTAATTGTGAGTCAATGTTATCCAAAAGGCATGGATTGTTTCGGGCAACGCGATGGGATTTGGATCTGTTCTTTTGAAGAAGTAAATGCCGTAGCCTATGTATTGCGTGAAGGTATTTTGCGTTTGGCAGGCGCAGTAAAATCGCAGGAAAACCGCGGCGAAAAAATGCACATGCTTTACGATTATTTGATGGGAGCAGAGTTTTCTGAACAATGGAAAGCCATTAGAGAAGGTTTTATGAGCATGAAACTATCCATACAACGCGAACGTGATGCGATGGAGCGTTTATGGAAGGCACGAGAAAAACAATTGGAGAAAGTATTGTTAAATGCGACACATATCCGTGGTTCTATAGAAGGAATTGCAGGTAGCGATAGCGTGCAGTTAAGCTTAACCGATGACGACGATGATACTTTGCTTTTAGAGTAA
- a CDS encoding glycoside hydrolase family 97 protein produces the protein MNKKPNQSFNRFKILILICTLLFFGEAFGNVPEKDLKSPDGNLVASFALAEGGVPTYNLKYKGKVVIKTSKLGLELKDGKSLTNGFTITDTKTSTFNETWKPVWGEVKEIVNHYNELAVTLTQKESNRYIIVRFRLFNDGLGFRYEFPEQKNLDYFIIKEEKTQFALAGDHKAFWLPGDYDTQEYSTVTSNLSEVRGKMKAAVTPNASQTTFSPTGLQTPLMMKSKDGLYINIHEAALINYSLMSLNLDDKNMVLESWLTPDAVGGKGYMQAPCLSPWRTIMVSDKAGDILTSKLTYNLNEPTKFKDVSWIKPTKYVGVWWEMITGKSTWAYNDLTSVQLGVTDYAKTKPNGKHAANTAHVKEYIDFAAKNGLDAVLVEGWNEGWEDWFGKTKDYVFDFVTPYPDFDVKELHRYAASKGIKMIMHHETSSSVRNYERHLDTAYKFMKANGYDAVKSGYVGNMIPRGEHHYGQWLNNHYLYAIQKAAEYKIMVNAHEAVRPTGLARTYPNLIGNESARGTEYEAFGGNNADHTTILPFTRLIGGPMDYTPGIFETKVSVYNPENTSFVHSTLARQLALYVTMYSPLQMAADLPETYNKYMDAFQFIKDVAVDWDDTKVLEAEPGDYITFARKAKGKNNWFVGRTNDEVARTSKIDFSFLDPGKKYTATIYADAKDAHYETNPKAYIIRKMEVTNKTKLAQYCAPGGGYAISIMAK, from the coding sequence ATGAATAAGAAACCTAACCAATCCTTTAACCGCTTTAAAATCCTTATTTTAATATGCACTTTGCTATTTTTTGGCGAAGCTTTCGGGAACGTTCCCGAAAAGGATTTGAAGTCGCCGGACGGCAATCTGGTGGCCAGCTTTGCTTTAGCTGAAGGGGGAGTACCTACCTATAACTTAAAGTACAAAGGAAAAGTCGTTATTAAAACCAGCAAGCTGGGGCTTGAACTTAAAGATGGTAAATCTTTAACCAACGGTTTCACAATAACCGATACCAAAACCAGTACTTTTAACGAAACCTGGAAACCGGTTTGGGGCGAGGTAAAAGAAATTGTAAATCATTATAACGAACTGGCAGTAACCCTAACCCAAAAAGAAAGCAACCGTTATATTATTGTGCGTTTTCGCCTGTTTAACGATGGTTTGGGTTTTAGATACGAATTTCCAGAGCAAAAAAACTTAGATTATTTCATCATTAAAGAAGAGAAAACGCAGTTTGCCTTAGCCGGCGACCATAAAGCATTTTGGCTTCCCGGCGATTACGATACACAGGAATATAGTACAGTAACCTCAAACTTATCAGAAGTACGTGGCAAAATGAAAGCTGCTGTAACACCAAATGCATCGCAAACTACTTTTTCACCAACAGGTTTACAAACCCCGTTGATGATGAAGAGCAAAGATGGTTTGTATATTAATATCCATGAAGCGGCGTTGATTAATTATTCTTTAATGTCGTTAAATCTTGATGACAAAAACATGGTCTTGGAATCATGGTTAACGCCTGATGCAGTTGGCGGTAAAGGTTATATGCAGGCGCCATGTTTATCTCCCTGGAGAACCATTATGGTGAGCGATAAAGCAGGTGATATTTTGACCTCAAAATTAACCTATAACTTAAACGAGCCAACAAAATTTAAAGATGTATCGTGGATAAAACCTACAAAATATGTTGGTGTTTGGTGGGAAATGATAACGGGAAAAAGCACCTGGGCCTACAATGATTTAACCAGCGTGCAATTGGGTGTGACCGATTATGCCAAAACGAAACCTAATGGAAAACACGCTGCAAATACCGCACACGTAAAAGAATATATCGATTTTGCTGCTAAGAATGGCTTAGATGCGGTTTTGGTTGAAGGCTGGAACGAGGGTTGGGAAGATTGGTTTGGTAAAACAAAAGATTATGTATTTGATTTTGTAACGCCCTATCCCGATTTTGATGTAAAAGAATTGCATCGTTACGCTGCAAGCAAAGGCATTAAAATGATTATGCACCACGAAACTTCTTCGTCTGTACGTAATTATGAGCGCCATTTAGATACTGCTTACAAATTTATGAAAGCCAATGGTTATGATGCCGTTAAAAGCGGTTATGTAGGTAATATGATTCCAAGAGGAGAGCATCATTATGGACAATGGTTAAACAATCATTACCTGTATGCCATCCAAAAAGCAGCTGAATACAAAATTATGGTGAATGCACATGAGGCTGTTCGCCCTACCGGCTTGGCGCGTACTTACCCGAACTTAATTGGAAACGAATCGGCAAGGGGAACCGAATATGAAGCCTTTGGCGGTAACAATGCCGATCATACTACGATTTTGCCCTTTACACGTTTAATTGGTGGCCCGATGGATTATACGCCTGGTATTTTTGAAACTAAAGTAAGCGTTTACAATCCCGAAAATACTTCTTTTGTGCACAGCACACTGGCCCGCCAGTTGGCGCTTTATGTTACTATGTATAGCCCGCTGCAAATGGCTGCCGATTTACCAGAAACGTATAACAAATACATGGATGCTTTTCAGTTTATTAAAGATGTAGCTGTAGATTGGGACGATACCAAAGTTTTAGAAGCAGAGCCTGGTGATTATATCACTTTTGCACGTAAGGCGAAAGGTAAAAACAACTGGTTTGTTGGCCGCACCAATGATGAGGTGGCCCGAACCTCTAAAATCGATTTTAGCTTTTTAGATCCTGGTAAAAAATATACGGCAACCATTTATGCTGATGCAAAGGATGCACATTATGAAACGAACCCTAAAGCCTATATCATTCGCAAAATGGAGGTAACCAACAAAACTAAATTAGCCCAATATTGCGCACCAGGTGGAGGATATGCAATTAGTATTATGGCAAAATAA